The Haloferax sp. Atlit-12N genome window below encodes:
- a CDS encoding HVO_2523 family zinc finger protein, translated as MDDDTGRNACAIESPKGRPCPFCGTSMDHRHCKYVCPEHGVVYDCSDTFW; from the coding sequence ATGGACGACGACACCGGACGGAACGCGTGTGCCATCGAGTCCCCGAAGGGGCGACCCTGTCCCTTCTGCGGCACGTCGATGGACCACCGCCACTGCAAGTACGTCTGCCCGGAACACGGGGTCGTCTACGACTGCAGCGACACGTTCTGGTAA
- a CDS encoding winged helix-turn-helix domain-containing protein, translating into MEKALWYLLTATRGGENRVRIIRVLSERPQNANRLADELDVGYKTIRHHLDALESHGVVEAGGDKYGRLYFLTDQFERYRDTFEEIATHLD; encoded by the coding sequence ATGGAGAAGGCGCTCTGGTATCTGCTCACGGCGACCCGCGGCGGCGAGAATCGCGTCCGCATCATCCGCGTCCTCTCGGAGCGCCCGCAGAACGCGAACCGCCTCGCCGACGAACTCGACGTGGGCTACAAGACCATCAGACACCACCTCGACGCCCTCGAATCCCACGGAGTCGTCGAGGCCGGCGGCGACAAGTACGGGCGACTGTACTTCCTCACCGACCAGTTCGAACGGTACCGCGACACCTTCGAAGAAATCGCGACACACCTCGATTGA
- a CDS encoding spondin domain-containing protein, producing MRDTTTPTTRRTVLGLTGAGVLTALAGCLGSASLPGQSAGNGTGQSARTYRVTVANLTTGQPFTPPAVVAHRAGVELFAVGDPASDAIRELAENGNLGPLGELAEETDDVRGVAVGDTPLVPDELPASEMFPAAATLELETDASGAYLSFVSMLIGTNDGFAGLDTVPLPERVNESRSYFAASYDAGTEVNTEAYGDMVPPAQALYGIDSGIEGTGASDPDLAEGGVVTPHAGIVGDGDLDPAVYGWDDPVALIQVERLD from the coding sequence ATGAGAGACACGACGACTCCGACGACGCGACGAACCGTACTCGGACTGACCGGCGCGGGCGTGCTGACTGCCCTCGCTGGCTGTCTGGGTAGTGCGAGCCTTCCGGGCCAATCGGCCGGAAACGGAACCGGCCAGTCCGCGCGGACCTACCGCGTGACGGTGGCGAACCTGACGACGGGGCAGCCGTTCACCCCGCCCGCGGTGGTCGCCCACCGCGCCGGCGTGGAACTGTTCGCCGTCGGCGACCCGGCGAGCGACGCCATCAGGGAACTCGCCGAGAACGGGAACCTCGGCCCGCTCGGCGAATTGGCCGAGGAAACCGACGACGTTCGCGGCGTCGCTGTCGGCGACACGCCCCTCGTCCCCGACGAACTCCCGGCGAGCGAGATGTTCCCCGCGGCCGCGACGCTCGAACTGGAGACCGACGCCAGCGGCGCGTACCTCTCGTTCGTCAGCATGCTCATCGGCACGAACGACGGCTTCGCCGGCCTCGACACCGTCCCGCTCCCGGAGCGGGTGAACGAGTCGCGGTCGTACTTCGCGGCCAGCTACGACGCCGGAACCGAGGTCAACACGGAGGCGTACGGCGACATGGTCCCCCCTGCACAGGCCCTCTACGGCATCGATTCCGGCATCGAGGGAACCGGCGCGAGCGACCCGGACCTCGCCGAGGGCGGCGTCGTCACGCCGCACGCCGGCATCGTCGGCGACGGCGACCTCGACCCCGCCGTTTACGGCTGGGACGACCCCGTCGCGCTGATTCAGGTCGAGCGACTCGACTGA
- a CDS encoding Lrp/AsnC family transcriptional regulator: MTGRELDALDRKILYTLQSEARRTSSTDIADELDASASTVRNRIRRLEADGVLRGYHADVDYERAGYQLYTLIVCTAPIPEREELAEAAAAVPGVVEVQEVMTGERNVMVRAIGVDGDDLSRIGEELDELGLRVSDEDLIRNTHRRPYAKFGDGDGE; this comes from the coding sequence ATGACGGGTCGAGAACTCGACGCGTTGGACAGGAAGATACTGTACACGTTGCAGTCGGAGGCGCGCCGCACGTCGTCGACCGATATCGCCGACGAACTCGACGCCTCGGCCAGCACCGTCCGAAACCGTATCCGGCGGCTCGAAGCCGACGGGGTGCTCCGCGGCTATCACGCCGACGTTGACTACGAGCGCGCGGGCTACCAACTTTACACGCTCATCGTCTGTACGGCCCCGATTCCGGAGCGCGAGGAGTTAGCCGAGGCCGCTGCCGCGGTCCCCGGTGTCGTCGAGGTACAGGAGGTGATGACCGGCGAGCGGAACGTCATGGTCCGGGCCATCGGCGTCGACGGCGACGACCTCAGCCGAATCGGCGAGGAGTTAGACGAACTGGGGCTTCGCGTCTCCGACGAGGACCTGATTCGGAACACCCACCGCCGACCGTACGCGAAGTTCGGCGACGGCGACGGCGAGTGA
- a CDS encoding CNNM domain-containing protein, whose amino-acid sequence MTPTEIGIRLVAGVLLILANGFFVAIEFALTRARQFTESEFVDGDSRLERAWEMTQELELYLTTCQVGITASSIAVGIVAEPALAALFEPLFAGTTLATIGAGALIAYMIINLLHLTHGEQTPTYLGVERSRMVCRYGATPLHWFYVAISPIIKFGDWVAKWTLKLFGIEMTGAWLETETDVIESRGQLRERLDSLLQEGELPEERRDEVLNALDVDELSISEIMIPTDDIVSLSTAATPGENFDRIRNTPHTRFPLVGESLTDFHGVVYAPSIIDNFEALRAGERSFEEIATPTMTLAADTNVSDAFDQFQAEDQELALVLRDGEVVGLLTATDALEAVMGELDDPLD is encoded by the coding sequence ATGACCCCAACAGAGATCGGTATACGCCTCGTCGCGGGGGTACTTCTCATCCTCGCGAACGGTTTCTTCGTGGCTATCGAGTTCGCGCTGACCCGCGCGCGCCAGTTCACCGAGTCCGAGTTCGTCGACGGCGACTCCCGACTCGAACGGGCCTGGGAGATGACCCAGGAGCTCGAGCTGTATCTCACGACCTGCCAAGTCGGAATCACGGCGTCGAGCATCGCCGTCGGTATCGTCGCCGAACCCGCGCTGGCGGCCCTGTTCGAGCCGCTGTTCGCCGGCACGACGCTCGCAACCATCGGGGCCGGCGCGCTCATCGCGTACATGATTATCAATCTCCTCCACCTCACCCACGGCGAGCAGACGCCGACGTACCTCGGCGTCGAGCGCTCCCGGATGGTCTGTCGCTACGGTGCGACGCCGCTGCACTGGTTTTACGTCGCCATCTCGCCCATCATCAAGTTCGGCGACTGGGTCGCCAAGTGGACGCTCAAGCTCTTCGGTATCGAGATGACGGGCGCGTGGCTCGAAACCGAGACCGACGTCATCGAGTCCCGCGGCCAACTCCGCGAGCGTCTGGACTCGCTTCTCCAAGAGGGCGAACTCCCCGAAGAGCGCCGCGACGAGGTGCTCAACGCGCTCGACGTGGACGAACTCTCCATCAGCGAAATCATGATTCCGACAGACGACATCGTCTCGCTCTCGACGGCGGCGACGCCCGGCGAGAACTTCGACCGGATTCGGAACACGCCGCACACCCGCTTTCCGCTCGTCGGCGAGTCGCTGACGGACTTCCACGGCGTCGTCTACGCGCCCTCCATTATCGACAACTTCGAGGCGCTCCGCGCCGGCGAGCGCTCGTTCGAAGAAATCGCCACGCCGACGATGACGCTCGCCGCCGACACGAACGTCAGCGACGCGTTCGACCAGTTCCAGGCGGAAGACCAAGAGCTCGCGCTCGTCCTGCGGGACGGCGAGGTCGTCGGCCTCCTCACCGCGACCGACGCCCTCGAAGCGGTCATGGGCGAACTCGACGACCCGCTCGACTAG
- a CDS encoding DUF5830 family protein — MTEPTRDERVELALDLLAHLEADELSLAEVVDRIETVTTDPTLTRDILDTAELRGIIERDGGRIRHNRGGTFVRFESQVVQREGDFDCRRCGASISTGHFVKFESGELGPFGSSCIRKVLGRE; from the coding sequence GTGACCGAGCCCACACGCGACGAGCGCGTCGAACTCGCGCTCGACCTCCTCGCGCATCTCGAAGCCGACGAACTCTCCCTCGCCGAGGTTGTCGACCGCATCGAGACGGTCACCACGGACCCGACGCTCACCCGCGACATCCTCGATACGGCGGAGCTACGGGGCATCATCGAGCGTGACGGCGGCCGCATCCGTCACAACCGCGGCGGCACGTTCGTCAGGTTCGAGAGTCAGGTCGTCCAGCGCGAGGGCGACTTCGACTGCCGCCGGTGCGGCGCGTCAATCTCGACGGGCCACTTCGTGAAGTTCGAGTCCGGCGAACTCGGGCCGTTCGGCTCGTCGTGTATCAGAAAAGTGCTCGGTCGGGAGTAG
- a CDS encoding TVP38/TMEM64 family protein yields MPRPRLAAGLALAAVVAGLLLASPDAVIGRAAWVAADPVRLVVVVSALALVRPLLAWPTTLLALVVGYGLGPVGVPFALALIVLTSVPPFLFARRYRGTTRLADVGERTVEQTGSVRGVAASRLLPIPSDVVSVAAGVANVRLGAFALGTAVGELPWAVAGVIAGASVETLTTESLAAAVRPEFVVLAAVAGVSMLVPTAYRRYRGESGA; encoded by the coding sequence GTGCCCCGTCCGCGCCTCGCCGCTGGCCTCGCGCTCGCGGCCGTCGTCGCCGGCCTCCTGCTCGCGTCGCCAGACGCCGTCATCGGGCGCGCGGCGTGGGTCGCCGCCGACCCCGTTCGGCTCGTCGTCGTCGTGAGCGCGCTCGCGCTCGTCCGCCCGCTTCTCGCGTGGCCGACGACGCTCCTCGCGCTCGTCGTCGGCTACGGCCTTGGCCCGGTCGGCGTGCCGTTCGCGCTGGCGCTCATCGTCCTCACGAGCGTCCCGCCGTTCCTCTTCGCGCGGCGCTACCGCGGGACGACCAGACTGGCCGACGTCGGCGAGCGAACCGTCGAACAGACCGGCTCCGTCAGGGGCGTCGCCGCGAGCCGCCTGCTGCCGATTCCCTCCGACGTGGTCTCGGTGGCGGCGGGCGTCGCCAACGTCCGACTCGGCGCGTTCGCGCTCGGAACCGCCGTCGGCGAACTCCCGTGGGCCGTCGCGGGCGTCATCGCCGGCGCGTCGGTCGAGACGCTCACGACCGAGTCCCTCGCCGCGGCCGTCCGCCCGGAGTTCGTCGTGCTCGCGGCGGTCGCGGGCGTGTCGATGCTCGTCCCGACCGCGTACCGCCGCTACCGGGGCGAGTCCGGCGCGTAG
- the gpmI gene encoding 2,3-bisphosphoglycerate-independent phosphoglycerate mutase — MDAALIILDGWGLGDHDRRDAIKAADTPNFDRYRDAGAFGTLIVDGRRVGLPDGQMGNSEVGHLNIGAGRVVKQAYTRIGDSIDDGSFFENEAITAAYDHADEHDGRVHLMGLVSDGGVHSDQQHLHALIELAADRGVEAVTHAFTDGRDTSPTGGEEYLSDLEAVAEEQGTGGVATVSGRYYAMDRDQNWERTKRAYDAIVEREAEWTADTAVDAVTESYDRGDTDEFVEPTVIDDAPALEDGDSVVFFNFRADRARQLVRMLCDIEPVWEFETTPPEILMTTMTQYDKTFDVSVAYPPEQPEDTLGEVLAGADMTQLRMAESEKYPHVTYFLNGGREVEFDGEIRNIVESPDVPTYDLQPEMSAVELTDTAIGIIESDDPNVMVLNYANPDMVGHTGDYEAAIEAVEAVDEQLGRLVERVRAHGGHVCITADHGNADDMGTEDDPHTAHTFNPVPFVYLAADRDDEAAAENAAEDEAAEDEAAEVDPDHPLSGGRTVREGGSLCDIAPTILELVGVDQPSAMTGESLLD; from the coding sequence ATGGACGCAGCACTCATCATCCTCGACGGGTGGGGTCTCGGCGACCACGACCGCCGCGACGCCATCAAGGCGGCGGACACGCCGAACTTCGACCGCTACCGCGACGCGGGCGCGTTCGGAACGCTCATCGTCGACGGCCGGCGCGTCGGCCTTCCGGACGGCCAGATGGGCAACAGCGAAGTCGGTCACCTCAACATCGGGGCCGGCCGCGTCGTCAAGCAGGCGTACACCCGCATCGGCGACAGCATCGACGACGGCTCGTTCTTCGAGAACGAGGCCATCACGGCCGCCTACGACCACGCCGACGAACACGACGGCCGCGTACACCTCATGGGCCTCGTCTCCGACGGCGGCGTCCACTCCGACCAACAGCACCTCCACGCGCTCATCGAACTCGCCGCCGACCGCGGCGTCGAGGCCGTCACCCACGCCTTTACCGACGGCCGCGACACCAGCCCCACCGGCGGCGAGGAATACCTCTCGGACCTCGAAGCAGTCGCCGAGGAGCAGGGAACCGGCGGCGTCGCCACCGTCTCCGGGCGCTACTACGCGATGGACCGCGACCAGAACTGGGAGCGCACCAAGCGCGCCTACGACGCCATCGTCGAGCGCGAGGCGGAGTGGACCGCCGACACCGCCGTCGACGCCGTCACCGAGTCGTACGACCGCGGCGACACCGACGAGTTCGTCGAGCCGACCGTCATCGACGACGCGCCCGCCCTCGAAGACGGCGACTCGGTCGTCTTCTTCAACTTCCGCGCCGACCGCGCGCGACAGCTCGTGCGGATGCTCTGCGACATCGAGCCCGTCTGGGAGTTCGAGACGACGCCGCCGGAGATTCTCATGACGACGATGACGCAGTACGACAAGACGTTCGACGTCTCTGTCGCCTACCCGCCGGAACAGCCCGAGGACACGCTGGGTGAGGTGCTCGCCGGGGCGGACATGACGCAGCTTCGGATGGCCGAGTCCGAGAAGTACCCCCACGTCACCTACTTCCTCAACGGCGGCCGCGAGGTCGAGTTCGACGGCGAGATTCGGAACATCGTCGAGAGCCCCGACGTGCCGACCTACGACCTCCAGCCCGAGATGTCCGCGGTGGAACTCACCGACACGGCCATCGGCATCATCGAGTCCGACGACCCGAACGTGATGGTGCTCAACTACGCCAACCCCGACATGGTCGGCCACACCGGCGACTACGAGGCCGCCATCGAGGCCGTCGAGGCCGTCGACGAACAGCTCGGGCGGCTGGTCGAGCGCGTCCGCGCCCACGGTGGCCACGTCTGTATCACGGCCGACCACGGCAACGCCGACGACATGGGCACCGAAGACGACCCGCACACGGCCCACACGTTCAACCCCGTCCCGTTCGTCTACCTCGCGGCCGACCGCGACGACGAGGCGGCCGCGGAGAACGCCGCCGAGGACGAAGCCGCTGAAGACGAAGCCGCCGAGGTCGACCCCGACCACCCGCTTTCGGGCGGTCGGACCGTCCGCGAGGGCGGGTCGCTGTGCGACATCGCGCCGACAATCCTCGAACTCGTCGGCGTCGACCAGCCGTCCGCGATGACCGGCGAGTCGCTGTTAGATTAG
- a CDS encoding DUF1405 domain-containing protein, protein MGLRDFDLDAAVDDWTEYYLGNGPSLVVFLVLNAAAFLVGVSFYVHSDPALSDLPTFLYPLFGDSPTALALMTLSAATLLPNLGRRVADAPVNRPLAYLHTLAFVWLVKYGVWTVVALNLRPDLYIGFSGAALWDYWGIMLTHAGFLALALVVPRYGATTKGALGLALTLALVNDVFDYGLGYYPPLKYEAGALLAGITVALSFLAVFLASRAFDRLSETPEPAP, encoded by the coding sequence ATGGGTCTGCGCGACTTCGACCTCGACGCCGCGGTGGACGACTGGACGGAGTACTACCTCGGAAACGGCCCGAGCCTCGTCGTCTTCCTCGTCCTCAACGCCGCCGCGTTCCTCGTCGGGGTGAGCTTCTACGTCCACTCCGACCCCGCGCTCTCGGACCTGCCGACGTTCCTCTACCCGCTTTTCGGTGACTCGCCGACCGCCCTCGCGCTGATGACGCTGTCGGCCGCGACGCTCCTTCCGAACCTCGGTCGCCGCGTCGCCGACGCCCCGGTCAACCGGCCACTCGCGTACCTCCACACACTCGCGTTCGTCTGGCTCGTCAAGTACGGGGTCTGGACGGTCGTCGCGCTCAACCTCCGGCCCGACCTCTACATCGGCTTCTCGGGGGCCGCGCTCTGGGACTACTGGGGCATCATGCTCACCCACGCGGGCTTTCTCGCGCTCGCCCTCGTCGTGCCGCGCTACGGTGCAACCACGAAGGGCGCGCTCGGGCTCGCCCTCACGCTCGCGCTCGTCAACGACGTGTTCGACTACGGCCTCGGCTACTACCCGCCGCTGAAGTACGAAGCGGGGGCGCTCCTCGCGGGCATCACGGTCGCCCTCTCGTTCCTCGCGGTGTTCCTCGCGTCGCGGGCGTTCGACCGCCTCTCAGAGACGCCGGAGCCGGCCCCCTGA
- a CDS encoding metalloregulator ArsR/SmtB family transcription factor, which translates to MDSAVLLDLLGNENRRRILRLLSHKPCYVTEISEYLGVSPKAVIDHLRKLEDAGLIESRTDDQRRKYFHISRNLRLEVNVSPYGFGAKSAYPPSPSLDMAGRCPHVTLEVENAGTDDVSELARELGKLEELDNELSLAQRWVQGRITDVLDRLNDRLGVDADSRFYAEILAALANGSNTVRGIAKDLNADPAVVDSALHHLAEGDLVAHNGDRWRID; encoded by the coding sequence ATGGACTCCGCGGTACTGCTTGACCTACTCGGGAACGAAAACCGCCGGCGCATCCTGCGGTTGCTCTCGCACAAACCGTGCTACGTCACCGAGATAAGCGAGTACCTCGGCGTCAGCCCCAAGGCCGTCATCGACCACCTCCGAAAGCTGGAGGACGCGGGGCTCATCGAGTCGCGCACCGACGACCAGCGGCGCAAGTACTTCCACATCTCGCGGAACCTCAGGTTGGAGGTGAACGTCTCGCCGTACGGGTTCGGCGCGAAGAGCGCCTATCCGCCGAGTCCGAGCCTCGACATGGCCGGGCGCTGCCCGCACGTGACGCTCGAAGTCGAGAACGCCGGTACCGACGACGTCTCGGAGCTAGCGCGCGAACTCGGGAAACTGGAGGAACTCGACAACGAACTCTCCTTGGCCCAGCGGTGGGTTCAGGGCCGCATCACCGACGTGCTCGACCGCCTCAACGACCGCCTCGGCGTCGACGCCGACAGCCGCTTTTACGCGGAAATTCTCGCCGCGCTCGCAAACGGGTCGAACACCGTCCGCGGCATCGCGAAGGACCTCAACGCGGACCCCGCGGTCGTCGACAGCGCGCTGCACCACCTCGCCGAGGGCGACCTCGTCGCTCACAACGGCGACCGCTGGCGAATCGACTGA
- a CDS encoding PLDc N-terminal domain-containing protein translates to MLPTILLQSRGAGALVIGLLFFLLYLGMVVWTYRDAKRHSSHPAFLWAVVVFLAPLLGIVLYLILGRGS, encoded by the coding sequence ATGCTTCCCACGATACTCCTCCAGTCGCGCGGCGCAGGCGCGCTCGTAATCGGCCTGCTGTTTTTCCTCCTGTACCTCGGGATGGTGGTGTGGACGTACCGCGACGCGAAGCGACACAGCAGTCACCCGGCGTTCCTCTGGGCCGTCGTCGTCTTTCTCGCCCCGCTTCTGGGAATCGTCCTGTACCTCATCTTGGGTCGGGGTTCGTAA
- the gatD gene encoding Glu-tRNA(Gln) amidotransferase subunit GatD translates to MNAGDRVRVTRADVTNEGVLMPSSTEDHLVVKLDGGYNVGIAREGADVDVLETDVYDIEDAQSEGDGTSEIEFDDDLPTVSLISTGGTIASTVDYRTGAVTAQFDAEDVLRAVPDLAGRANYRGRVVANILSENMTTDVWVDLAEAIAEEIEAGADGVVVMHGTDTMQFSASAMSFMLDTPVPIVFTGSQRSADRPSSDNVMNAVCAVEAAKADAAEVMVCMHASESDDVCALHEGTRVRKNHTSRRDAFETVGAKPLGEVDYEAEEVTFRRDYAPRGEADLALHADIESEVELVKFTPGMDPAALDYLDGKAGVIIEGTGLGHVHTDLIPRFEELVEDGTTVAMTSQCLEGRVCDRVYDTGRDLLDAGVVEAGDTLPGTAKVKLMWSLANLADPTDAMGRNLEGELTQRSVPWE, encoded by the coding sequence ATGAACGCAGGGGACCGCGTCCGCGTCACCCGCGCGGACGTCACGAACGAAGGCGTGCTCATGCCGTCTTCCACCGAGGACCACCTCGTCGTCAAGCTCGACGGCGGGTACAACGTCGGCATCGCCCGCGAGGGAGCCGACGTTGACGTGCTCGAAACCGACGTGTACGACATCGAAGACGCACAGTCCGAGGGCGACGGCACCTCCGAAATCGAGTTCGACGACGACCTCCCGACCGTCTCGCTCATCTCGACCGGCGGGACCATCGCCTCGACGGTCGACTACCGCACGGGTGCGGTGACCGCGCAGTTCGACGCCGAGGACGTGCTCCGGGCCGTCCCCGACCTCGCGGGGCGGGCGAACTACCGCGGCCGCGTCGTCGCCAACATCCTCTCGGAGAACATGACGACCGACGTGTGGGTCGACCTCGCAGAGGCCATCGCCGAGGAAATCGAAGCCGGGGCCGACGGCGTCGTCGTCATGCACGGCACCGACACGATGCAGTTCTCCGCGTCGGCGATGTCGTTCATGCTCGACACGCCCGTTCCCATCGTCTTCACGGGCAGTCAGCGCTCGGCGGACCGACCCTCGTCGGACAACGTCATGAACGCCGTCTGCGCCGTCGAAGCCGCCAAGGCCGACGCCGCCGAGGTCATGGTCTGCATGCACGCCTCGGAGTCCGACGACGTCTGCGCGCTCCACGAGGGGACGCGCGTCCGCAAGAACCACACCTCCCGGCGCGACGCGTTCGAGACCGTCGGCGCGAAGCCGCTCGGCGAGGTCGACTACGAGGCCGAGGAGGTCACGTTCCGCCGCGACTACGCCCCCCGCGGCGAGGCCGACCTCGCGCTCCACGCCGACATCGAATCCGAGGTGGAACTCGTGAAGTTCACGCCCGGGATGGACCCCGCGGCGCTCGACTACCTCGACGGGAAGGCCGGCGTCATCATCGAGGGGACGGGCCTCGGCCACGTCCACACCGACCTCATCCCGCGGTTCGAGGAACTCGTGGAAGACGGGACCACCGTCGCCATGACCTCGCAGTGTCTCGAAGGCCGCGTCTGCGACCGCGTCTACGACACCGGGCGCGACCTGCTCGACGCCGGCGTCGTCGAGGCGGGCGACACGCTCCCCGGCACGGCGAAGGTGAAGCTCATGTGGTCGCTCGCCAACCTGGCGGACCCGACCGACGCGATGGGTCGGAACCTCGAAGGCGAACTGACCCAGCGCTCCGTCCCGTGGGAGTAA
- a CDS encoding GNAT family N-acetyltransferase translates to MEIRPARPEDYDAVAAFTRDTWADRGGSDYIPDIYHDWISPGELEQATLLVDMGEETPSDDVAAIAQVVMLSEYEGWAQGMRVASDYREQGLATRLSHALLDWARERGARRVRNMIHSWNVPSLANARTVGFDPGIEFRWATPEPDATAKPDAVVGDDADAAWAYWTGSGARTELSGLALDPVESWALSELTRDRLHDAAADDRLFVVGDDRATGFTYRNRTYSRERDDEGEVTWAEYAVAAWDDASACGSLLDAVRRDAASVGADRTRVLLPERIDWISDASLARSDLAEEPTFVMEADLS, encoded by the coding sequence ATGGAAATTCGACCCGCCCGACCCGAGGACTACGACGCGGTCGCCGCGTTCACCCGCGACACGTGGGCCGACCGCGGCGGGTCGGACTACATCCCCGACATCTACCACGACTGGATTTCCCCCGGCGAGTTGGAGCAGGCGACGCTCCTCGTCGATATGGGCGAAGAGACGCCCTCCGACGACGTGGCCGCCATCGCACAGGTCGTCATGCTTTCGGAGTACGAGGGCTGGGCGCAGGGCATGCGCGTCGCCTCCGACTACCGCGAGCAGGGCCTCGCGACCCGGCTGTCGCACGCGCTTCTCGACTGGGCGCGCGAGCGGGGAGCGCGCCGCGTCCGCAACATGATTCACTCGTGGAACGTCCCGAGCCTCGCCAACGCCCGCACCGTCGGATTCGACCCCGGCATCGAGTTCCGCTGGGCGACGCCCGAGCCGGACGCGACCGCCAAACCGGACGCGGTGGTCGGCGACGACGCCGACGCCGCGTGGGCCTACTGGACCGGGAGCGGGGCTCGGACCGAGCTGTCAGGACTCGCGCTCGACCCCGTCGAGTCGTGGGCGCTCTCCGAACTGACCCGCGACCGCCTCCACGATGCCGCGGCCGACGACCGGCTGTTCGTCGTCGGCGACGACCGCGCGACAGGCTTCACCTACCGGAACCGAACCTACTCGCGCGAACGCGACGACGAGGGCGAGGTGACGTGGGCCGAGTACGCGGTCGCCGCGTGGGACGACGCGTCGGCCTGCGGGTCGCTGTTGGACGCGGTTCGACGCGACGCCGCGTCTGTCGGCGCGGACCGGACGCGCGTCCTGCTCCCCGAGCGAATCGATTGGATTTCCGACGCGTCGCTCGCCCGGAGCGACCTCGCGGAGGAGCCGACGTTCGTCATGGAAGCGGACCTCTCCTGA
- a CDS encoding PAS domain-containing protein, with the protein MDDVSLIERGFEEFPATIALLDRHGDIVYTNRAWRTFADANDYVGDPDSTGINYLDVCDVARGTDEIAGVVADGIRAVLRGERDLFTVEYPCHSPTVYRWFALRVVPIDTPRHGNFALVAHFDITDRRLAELQVNEKNEHLAALVGVLASELRAQLASATASAERLAAVDGDDAVALSESLSRIDSLVEWSIGIAEQPSTIDLAPVDFREHVAQARAVASLDGRGDASIRVVGDGSLLADTHLFGLFLVAVLTNCFERNDSPGPSFSVVVGTTADGFYIDDDGPHPSPEERAAATADSSQLLGVDYNSPHLPTARRIADLHGWQFDVGDSELGGARFEVRGVEWN; encoded by the coding sequence ATGGACGACGTCTCGCTCATCGAACGCGGGTTCGAGGAGTTCCCGGCGACGATTGCCCTCCTCGACAGACACGGAGACATCGTCTACACGAACCGGGCGTGGCGGACGTTCGCCGACGCGAACGACTACGTCGGCGACCCCGATTCGACGGGCATCAACTACCTCGACGTGTGCGATGTGGCCCGCGGGACCGACGAAATTGCCGGCGTCGTCGCCGACGGCATCCGCGCGGTGCTCCGCGGTGAGCGCGACCTCTTCACCGTTGAGTACCCGTGTCACTCGCCCACGGTCTACCGGTGGTTCGCCCTCCGCGTCGTCCCGATAGACACGCCGAGACACGGGAATTTTGCGCTCGTCGCGCACTTCGATATCACCGACAGGCGGCTCGCGGAACTACAGGTCAACGAGAAGAACGAGCACCTCGCGGCGCTCGTCGGCGTGCTCGCCTCGGAACTCAGAGCCCAACTCGCGTCGGCCACCGCGTCCGCCGAGCGCCTCGCCGCGGTCGACGGCGACGACGCGGTGGCGCTCTCGGAGAGCCTCTCGCGCATCGACTCGCTCGTCGAGTGGAGCATCGGCATCGCCGAGCAACCGAGCACAATCGACCTCGCGCCGGTGGACTTCCGCGAGCACGTCGCGCAAGCGCGGGCCGTCGCGTCGCTCGACGGCAGGGGCGACGCCTCGATTCGGGTCGTCGGCGACGGGTCGCTCTTGGCCGACACCCACCTCTTCGGGCTGTTCTTAGTCGCGGTGCTCACGAACTGCTTCGAGCGGAACGACTCACCCGGTCCGTCGTTCAGCGTCGTCGTGGGAACGACTGCCGACGGGTTCTACATCGACGACGACGGACCCCACCCGTCTCCGGAAGAGCGCGCGGCGGCGACCGCGGATTCGAGCCAGTTGCTCGGCGTCGACTACAACTCCCCGCATCTCCCGACGGCGCGACGAATCGCCGACCTGCACGGCTGGCAGTTCGACGTGGGGGACTCGGAACTCGGCGGGGCGCGCTTCGAGGTCCGCGGCGTCGAATGGAACTGA